The following proteins are co-located in the Gossypium hirsutum isolate 1008001.06 chromosome A02, Gossypium_hirsutum_v2.1, whole genome shotgun sequence genome:
- the LOC107951520 gene encoding pentatricopeptide repeat-containing protein At3g09040, mitochondrial: protein MRLKFLSRTLPTSESSSFLHRSFFSTILPQSTHSSGSPQHERYTHLLRLCLRQCREVKTHYMFDEMSQTTERALKAGKLIHAQGLELGFWTKGLLGNAILDLYAKCGDVGSAEKAFLSLEKRDVFSWNSVISMYSKRGLVDEVVKSIGPLLNSGVLPNEFTLSTLLSACARLKDVEFGRLVHCCVVKMGLETSSFCEGALIDMYSKCNYVTDARKVFDGSMDLDTISWTSMVAGYVQVGLLEEALEVCESMLKAGRVPDQVAFVTIINAFVGLGRLDDAQALFSEMPNRNVVAWNVMISGHAKRGYEVEAIKIFQNMRASGVKSTRSTLGSMFSVIASLASLQFGLLLHGEAIKQGLNSNVYVGSSLINMYAKCDKIDAAKKVFDELHEKNVVLWNAMLGGYAQNGYADEVIELFSQMKGSNSQPDEFTYTSILSACACLGCLETGRLFHAFIIKNKFASNLFVVNALVDMYAKSGALKEARQQFEIIKDRDNVSWNAIIVGYVQDENELEAFNMFRRMILYGVLPDEVSLASILSACANVQSLELGKQVHCLAVKSSLDKSLYAGSSLIDMYAKSGAIRDARKVLQGMPQWSVVSINAMITGYAPNDLEEAIILLQEMQVDGLKPSEVTFTSLLDACNEPHKLNLGKQIHCCIIKRGLLYDEEFLGVSLLCMYLNSLRDTDARILFEEFQNRKSAVLWTALVSGHTQNDCNEEALHLFQEMRSYNVIPDQATFVSVLRACAALSSLQEGRQIHTLIHHTGYALDELTTSALVDMYAKCGEVKHSAQVFKEMNSKNGISCWNSMIVGLAKNGYAEDALRIFFEMKQAQVMPDDVTFLGVLTACSHAGKVYEGRRIFDMMVNYGIQPRVDHCACIVDLLGRWGFLKEAEDFIDSLKFEPDAMIWAALLGACRIHGDEIRGRRAAEKLIELEPENSSPYVLLSNIYAATGNWDEVNALRRKMREKRVQKHPGCSWIVVGQKTNLFIAGDKSHPKADEIEEILKDLVVLMREDGCAPEVDTLLLHEDE from the coding sequence ATGCGTCTAAAGTTTCTGTCCAGAACTCTGCCAACCTCCGAGTCGAGCTCGTTTCTTCACCGCTCTTTCTTCTCAACGATTCTTCCCCAGTCAACTCACTCGAGCGGGAGCCCACAACACGAGAGATACACCCACCTGTTAAGGCTATGCTTGCGACAATGCAGAGAAGTCAAAACTCATTACATGTTCGACGAAATGTCTCAGACAACAGAGCGGGCTTTGAAAGCCGGCAAATTGATACACGCACAGGGTTTGGAACTTGGGTTTTGGACAAAAGGGTTGTTGGGAAATGCAATTCTTGATCTTTATGCTAAATGTGGAGATGTGGGTTCTGCTGAGAAGGCGTTTCTTAGCCTAGAAAAGAGAGATGTATTCTCTTGGAACTCAGTTATTTCGATGTATTCAAAACGAGGACTGGTAGATGAAGTGGTCAAGAGTATCGGACCTTTACTGAATAGTGGGGTCTTGCCAAATGAGTTCACGTTGTCCACTCTTTTATCTGCATGTGCCAGGTTGAAAGATGTTGAATTTGGTAGACTGGTGCATTGTTGTGTTGTTAAAATGGGGCTTGAAACGAGTTCTTTCTGTGAAGGTGCTCTTATCGATATGTATAGCAAGTGTAATTATGTAACTGATGCTAGGAAGGTGTTTGATGGTTCAATGGATCTTGATACCATTTCTTGGACATCGATGGTTGCGGGTTATGTTCAGGTTGGCTTGCTTGAGGAAGCATTAGAAGTGTGTGAAAGCATGCTGAAGGCTGGTCGTGTTCCTGATCAGGTGGCTTTTGTCACTATCATAAACGCATTTGTTGGTTTAGGTAGACTTGACGATGCACAGGCCTTGTTTTCCGAGATGCCAAATCGGAATGTTGTAGCCTGGAATGTGATGATTTCAGGGCATGCCAAGAGAGGTTATGAGGTGGAGGctattaaaattttccaaaacatgAGGGCATCTGGGGTTAAGTCCACACGCTCCACATTGGGAAGCATGTTCAGTGTGATTGCTAGTTTAGCATCTTTACAGTTCGGCTTATTACTTCATGGTGAAGCAATTAAACAAGGGTTGAATTCTAACGTTTATGTTGGAAGCTCTTTAATTAATATGTATGCTAAGTGTGACAAAATTGATGCTGCAAAGAAAGTATTTGATGAGTTGCATGAGAAAAATGTTGTCTTGTGGAATGCAATGCTCGGAGGTTATGCGCAAAATGGGTATGCTGATGAAGTAATTGAATTATTCTCTCAGATGAAGGGGTCTAATTCTCAGCCTGATGAATTTACCTATACCAGTATCTTGAGTGCATGTGCTTGCTTAGGATGTCTGGAAACAGGTCGCCTGTTTCATGCATTTATTATCAAGAACAAATTTGCATCAAATTTATTTGTGGTGAATGCATTGGTTGATATGTATGCAAAATCTGGGGCTCTAAAAGAAGCAAGGCAGCAATTTGAGATCATAAAAGATCGGGATAATGTTTCTTGGAATGCAATTATTGTTGGATATGTTCAAGATGAGAATGAGCTTGAGGCATTTAACATGTTCCGAAGAATGATTTTATATGGAGTTCTGCCCGATGAGGTGTCCTTGGCCAGTATACTCAGTGCTTGTGCGAATGTTCAGAGTCTTGAGCTGGGGAAGCAAGTCCATTGTCTAGCAGTCAAATCTAGTTTAGATAAGAGCCTCTACGCTGGAAGTTCCCTTATTGACATGTATGCCAAGTCTGGGGCCATTAGGGATGCACGTAAAGTCCTCCAAGGTATGCCTCAATGGAGTGTGGTCTCCATTAATGCTATGATTACTGGGTATGCACCAAACGATTTAGAAGAAGCAATTATCTTATTACAAGAGATGCAGGTCGATGGATTGAAACCATCTGAAGTAACATTTACAAGCCTTTTAGATGCTTGTAATGAACCTCATAAGTTGAACCTAGGAAAGCAAATCCATTGTTGTATAATAAAGAGAGGCCTTTTGTATGACGAAGAGTTCTTGGGGGTCTCACTCCTGTGCATGTACTTGAACTCCCTTAGAGATACAGATGCAAGAATTCTGTTTGAAGAGTTCCAAAACCGAAAAAGTGCAGTCTTATGGACTGCATTAGTTTCGGGTCATACTCAAAATGATTGCAATGAGGAAGCCCTACACTTATTCCAAGAGATGCGTAGCTACAACGTAATACCTGACCAAGCTACATTTGTTAGTGTCCTTAGAGCATGTGCTGCTTTGTCTTCTTTGCAAGAAGGCAGGCAGATCCACACTCTAATTCATCACACCGGTTATGCTTTAGACGAGTTAACAACTAGTGCCCTTGTAGATATGTATGCTAAATGCGGGGAAGTTAAACATTCTGCACAAGTTTTCAAGGAAATGAATAGCAAGAACGGAATCAGTTGCTGGAACTCAATGATAGTTGGGCTTGCTAAAAACGGTTATGCAGAAGATGCATTGAGAATATTTTTTGAGATGAAGCAAGCACAAGTAATGCCTGATGATGTCACATTCCTCGGTGTTCTTACTGCATGTAGTCATGCAGGGAAGGTATATGAAGGTCGTCGAATTTTTGACATGATGGTTAATTATGGGATTCAGCCAAGAGTAGATCATTGTGCCTGCATTGTTGATCTTCTTGGACGATGGGGATTTCTTAAAGAAGCAGAGGATTTCATTGACAGTTTAAAGTTTGAACCGGATGCTATGATTTGGGCTGCACTACTTGGTGCTTGTAGAATACATGGAGATGAAATTAGAGGACGGCGGGCTGCGGAGAAGCTGATTGAATTGGAACCTGAAAATTCATCGCCCTATGTGCTGCTTTCTAACATATATGCTGCAACAGGGAACTGGGATGAGGTTAATGCATTGAGgaggaaaatgagagaaaaaagagTCCAGAAGCACCCTGGTTGTAGCTGGATTGTGGTGGGACAGAAAACGAATTTGTTCATTGCAGGAGATAAGTCTCATCCTAAAGCAgatgaaattgaagaaattttgaaGGATTTGGTAGTATTGATGAGAGAAGATGGGTGTGCTCCAGAAGTGGATACATTGTTGTTGCACGAGGACGAGTGA